Within Pseudomonas cichorii, the genomic segment AGTCGGCGTAAATCATCTTCTTGCTCATACCACCGTCCACCACGAACTCCTGCCCGGTAACGAAACCGGCATGACGCGACAGCAGCCAGCCAACCATCGCCGCGACATCCTCCACGCTGCCTACACGCCCCGCCGGGTGCTGGGCATGGTCGACATCGGTCAACGGCTCGGCACGACGCAGGGAAGGATCCCGCGCATCGATCCAGCCAGGACTCACAGCGTTGACGCGAATCTCCGGACCGAGACTGATGGCCAGCGCATGAGTCAGGGCCAGCAGGCCGCCCTTGCTCGCCGCGTAGGCCTCGGTATCGGGTTCGGACTGCCTGGCACGGGTCGAGCTCAGATTGACGATGCTGCCGCAATGAGCGCGCAGATACGGCGCACAATGCTTGGCCAGCAGCATCGGACCGCTGAGGTTCACACCCAGCACTCGATTCCAGTGAGCCAGATCGAGGCTTTCGAGAGTGGTGTTATGGGGGTCGGCAACGGCCGCATTGCACACCAGCGCATCGAGGCGACCAAAGCGCCTGAGCACTTCGGCCACACCCGCGGCTACCTGATCCTCGCTGGCAACGTCCATGGCAATGAACAGGGCATTGTCACCCAGCACACCGGCCACTTTCGCACCACGGGCACGATCAAGGTCGGCCAGCACCACCTGCCAGCCCTCGGTGATCAGCCAGGCAGCGATGCCCAGGCCGATCCCGCGTGCCGCTCCGGTCACCAGAGCCACACGGCCGTTGTTGGTGCTGGCGAATTTCATCGCCCAATCGCTCACAACGCCGCCAGACCGCGTGCCAGGTCAGCCTGAAGGTCTGCAACGTCTTCCAGGCCGACCGCAACCCGGATCAGGCTGTCACGAATGCCTGCCGACTCACGCTCTTGAGGCGTCAAACGACCGTGGGACGTGGTAGCCGGATGAGTGATTGTGGTCTTGCTGTCACCCAGGTTGGCAGTGATGGAAATCAGGCGAGTGGCATCGATGAAACGCCATGCGCCTTCCTTGCCACCCTTGACCTCGAAACTCACCACCGCTCCGAAACCCTTTTGCTGACGCTGGGCCAACTCATGTTGCGGATGGCTCTTGAGCCCGGCGTAGTGAACCCTCTCGATGCCATCCTGCTGCTCAAGCCACTCGGCAACGGCCTGGGCATTGTCGCAATGAGCGCGCATGCGCAGGCTCAGGGTTTCGAGACCCTTGAGAAAAATCCAGGCG encodes:
- a CDS encoding SDR family oxidoreductase, with amino-acid sequence MKFASTNNGRVALVTGAARGIGLGIAAWLITEGWQVVLADLDRARGAKVAGVLGDNALFIAMDVASEDQVAAGVAEVLRRFGRLDALVCNAAVADPHNTTLESLDLAHWNRVLGVNLSGPMLLAKHCAPYLRAHCGSIVNLSSTRARQSEPDTEAYAASKGGLLALTHALAISLGPEIRVNAVSPGWIDARDPSLRRAEPLTDVDHAQHPAGRVGSVEDVAAMVGWLLSRHAGFVTGQEFVVDGGMSKKMIYAD